From a region of the Gossypium raimondii mitochondrion, complete genome genome:
- the rpl16 gene encoding ribosomal protein L16 (start codon not determined) codes for VLYPKRTKYSKYRKGRCSRGCKPDGTKLGFGRYGTKSCKAGRLSYRAIEAARRAIIGQFHRAMSGQFRRNGKIWVRVLADLPITGKPTEVRMGRGKGNPTGWIARVSTGQIPFEMEGVSLSNARQAATLAAHKPCSSTKFVQWS; via the coding sequence GTGCTATATCCAAAACGTACGAAATATAGTAAATATCGTAAAGGCAGATGTAGTAGGGGTTGCAAACCGGATGGTACAAAACTTGGTTTTGGAAGATATGGCACTAAAAGTTGTAAAGCTGGTCGTCTTTCATATCGAGCCATTGAAGCAGCGCGTCGGGCTATAATCGGACAATTTCATCGTGCTATGAGCGGACAATTCCGAAGAAATGGTAAGATATGGGTAAGAGTTCTCGCGGATCTCCCTATTACCGGGAAACCTACAGAAGTCAGAATGGGAAGAGGGAAAGGAAATCCTACGGGTTGGATTGCTCGTGTGTCCACGGGACAAATCCCATTTGAAATGGAAGGTGTGAGTTTGTCAAATGCTCGACAAGCCGCTACATTAGCGGCGCATAAACCATGTTCGTCAACCAAGTTTGTTCAGTGGTCGTAA
- the rps3 gene encoding ribosomal protein S3, with product MARKGNPISVRLEKNRSSDSSRFSEYYYGKSVYQDLNLRSYFGSIRPPTRLTFGFRLGRCIIIHFPKRTFIHFFLPRRPRRRLKRREKTRPGKEKGRWWTFGKVGPIGCLHSSDDTEEERNEVRGRGAGKRVGSTRLDDREKQNEIRIWPKKKQRYGYHDRSPSIKKNLSKSLRVSGAFKHPKYARVVNDITFLIKNDDSFRKTKLFKFLFPKKSRSDGPTSHLLKRTLPAVRPSLNYSVMQYLLNRKNQIHFDPVVVLNHFVAPGVAEPSTMGRANAQGKSLDKRIRSRIAFFVESSTSEKKCLAEKKKRLTHFIRLANDLRFAGTTKTTISLFPFFGATFFFLRDGVGVFKNLFFEDAREREKLLGQLRIKCWNLMGKDKVMELIEKFINLGGIEELIKGIEMIIEIIILRKTIIPYGYNNSYLNEVKKMQSLLSNRTNTNTLIESVKIKSVYQSASPIAQDISLQLRKKTRSFRSIFRKIVKEIPLVMKKGVSGIRICCSGRLKGAEIARTECGKYGKTSRNVFNQKIDYAPAEVSTRYGISGVKVWISYSKKKGGRAISKTYEI from the exons ATGGCACGAAAAGGAAATCCGATTTCAGTAAGACTTGAGAAGAATCGTAGTTCAGATTCAAGTCGGTTCAGTGAG TATTATTATGGTAAATCAGTGTATCAAGATCTCAATCTGAGATCTTATTTCGGTTCGATACGTCCACCTACGAGACTCACCTTTGGCTTTCGTCTCGGTAGGTGTATTATTATACATTTTCCCAAAAGAACATTCATTCATTTCTTTCTTCCCCGTCGACCACGACGACGACTGAAACGACGCGAAAAAACCAGACCCGGAAAAGAGAAGGGCCGGTGGTGGACATTCGGGAAAGTCGGGCCGATCGGGTGTCTTCATTCAAGCGACGATACAGAAGAAGAACGAAACGAAGTGAGAGGCCGGGGGGCAGGGAAAAGAGTCGGGTCGACCAGGCTCGACGACCGGGAGAAGCAAAACGAAATCCGGATTTGGCCGAAAAAGAAGCAACGCTATGGATACCATGACCGATCACCATCGATAAAGAAGAATCTTTCTAAATCACTTCGGGTCAGCGGGGCCTTCAAGCATCCGAAATACGCCAGGGTTGTAAATGACATAACTTTCCTGATAAAAAATGACGACTCTTTCAGAAAAACGAAGTTATTCAAGTTCCTTTTCCCAAAGAAGTCCCGCTCCGACGGCCCGACGAGTCATCTACTTAAAAGGACCCTCCCCGCAGTGCGCCCCTCCTTGAATTATTCGGTCATGCAATACTTATTGAATAGAAAGAACCAAATTCATTTCGACCCCGTCGTAGTTCTCAATCATTTCGTGGCACCGGGCGTGGCTGAACCATCTACGATGGGGAGAGCGAATGCACAGGGAAAAAGCTTAGATAAGAGAATACGTTCTCGCATCGCTTTTTTTGTAGAAAGCTCGACCAGCGAGAAAAAGTGTTTGGCCGAAAAAAAAAAGAGGTTGACCCACTTCATTCGCTTGGCGAATGATCTTCGCTTCGCGGGAACAACAAAAACCACCATCTCGCTCTTTCCTTTCTTCGGGGCTACCTTTTTCTTTCTAAGGGATGGGGTTGGGGTGTTTAAAAACCTTTTTTTTGAGGATGCCCGGGAAAGGGAAAAACTCCTAGGTCAATTAAGGATCAAATGTTGGAACCTCATGGGCAAGGATAAGGTAATGGAATTGATAGAAAAATTCATAAACCTAGGTGGGATAGAAGAATTGATAAAGGGAATAGAGATGATAATAGAGATCATCATACTGAGAAAGACAATAATTCCGTACGGGTACAACAACTCTTATTTAAACGAAGTAAAAAAAATGCAATCTTTGTTGTCTAATAGAACAAACACTAATACCTTAATTGAGTCGGTCAAAATAAAATCTGTTTATCAAAGTGCTTCTCCGATTGCTCAAGACATCTCTTTGCAACTGAGGAAGAAAACAAGATCATTTCGTTCCATTTTTAGAAAAATAGTGAAAGAGATTCCATTAGTAATGAAAAAAGGGGTTTCGGGGATCCGTATATGTTGTTCAGGTCGATTAAAAGGCGCAGAAATAGCTAGAACTGAATGCGGAAAGTATGGAAAAACATCTCGTAATGTATTTAACCAGAAAATCGATTATGCTCCTGCGGAAGTATCTACTCGTTACGGAATATCAGGTGTCAAAGTGTGGATTTCTTATAGTAAAAAAAAGGGGGGACGTGCTATATCCAAAACGTACGAAATATAG